From a region of the Deltaproteobacteria bacterium genome:
- the rpmI gene encoding 50S ribosomal protein L35 has protein sequence MPKIKTSRGAAKRFKLTGTGKVRRRKAYLRHILTNKSPKQKRHLRHGGLVHPSNEKAIKRLVPYL, from the coding sequence ATGCCGAAGATCAAGACCAGCCGCGGAGCGGCAAAACGCTTCAAACTAACCGGGACGGGTAAGGTGCGCCGGCGCAAGGCCTATCTGCGTCACATCTTGACCAACAAGTCGCCGAAGCAAAAACGCCACCTGCGCCACGGCGGCTTGGTGCACCCCAGCAACGAAAAGGCGATCAAGCGCCTGGTGCCATACCTTTGA
- the rplT gene encoding 50S ribosomal protein L20: MPRAKRGTKGRARHKKILKLAKGNVGGRRKLYRQARETVEKGLTYAYRDRRVLKREFRSLWVVRINAAARPLGLSYSQLIHGLTKGGVTIDRKMLADLAVRDPAGFGAVADIAKANLAA; the protein is encoded by the coding sequence ATGCCCCGAGCAAAACGCGGGACCAAGGGACGCGCCCGCCACAAGAAGATCCTCAAGCTGGCCAAAGGCAACGTCGGCGGCCGGCGCAAGCTCTATCGCCAGGCGCGCGAGACCGTCGAGAAGGGTCTGACCTACGCCTACCGCGACCGCCGCGTGCTCAAGCGCGAGTTCCGTAGCCTGTGGGTGGTGCGCATCAATGCTGCCGCCCGGCCGCTGGGGCTGTCGTACAGCCAGCTGATCCACGGGCTCACTAAAGGCGGCGTTACCATCGATCGTAAGATGCTCGCTGACCTGGCGGTGCGCGACCCCGCCGGCTTCGGCGCGGTGGCCGATATTGCGAAGGCGAATCTAGCCGCCTAG
- the pheS gene encoding phenylalanine--tRNA ligase subunit alpha, whose product MKEDLERIREAALAALAASKSEAELEQVRGRFLGRKGELTLVVRRLRELAAEERPAMGQALNAVKDELEERITQALAAVRSAERARRAAQERSDITLPGTRCLPGSVHPLTQVIEELVGVFGRLGFSVAEGPDVEDDYHNFEALNMPRDHPARDMQDTLFVSDELVLRTHTSPVQIRVMESQTPPLRVIVPGAAYRHDYDVTHSPMFHQIEGFMVDKRVTFADLKGVLTLALQHLFGCDTRVRFRPAFFPFTEPSAEVDIACFQCGGGQPSCRLCKGTGWMEILGSGLIDPNVFRFVGYDPEQVSGFAFGMGIERIAMLKYEITDIRLFYGGDLRFLRQF is encoded by the coding sequence ATGAAAGAGGACCTCGAGCGCATTCGCGAAGCCGCGCTGGCCGCGCTGGCCGCTTCCAAGAGCGAGGCGGAACTGGAACAAGTGCGGGGGCGATTTCTCGGGCGCAAGGGTGAGTTGACCTTGGTGGTGCGCCGGCTGCGCGAGCTGGCGGCCGAGGAGCGCCCGGCAATGGGGCAGGCGCTCAACGCAGTCAAGGACGAGCTCGAAGAGCGCATCACCCAGGCGCTCGCCGCCGTCCGCTCCGCCGAGCGCGCCCGCCGCGCGGCGCAAGAGCGCAGCGACATTACCTTGCCCGGCACCCGCTGCTTGCCCGGCAGCGTGCACCCGCTCACGCAAGTGATCGAAGAACTGGTCGGCGTCTTCGGGCGCCTGGGGTTTTCGGTGGCCGAAGGCCCCGACGTCGAGGACGACTACCACAACTTCGAGGCCCTCAATATGCCGCGCGATCATCCCGCGCGCGACATGCAAGACACCCTATTTGTGAGCGACGAACTGGTCCTGCGTACGCACACCTCGCCGGTGCAGATCCGGGTGATGGAGTCGCAAACACCGCCGCTGCGAGTGATTGTGCCGGGCGCGGCCTATCGCCACGACTACGACGTTACCCACTCACCCATGTTCCACCAGATCGAGGGCTTCATGGTGGACAAGCGCGTCACCTTCGCCGATCTCAAGGGCGTGCTCACGCTCGCCCTGCAACACTTGTTCGGCTGCGACACCCGCGTGCGCTTTCGGCCGGCCTTCTTTCCCTTCACCGAGCCGAGTGCGGAAGTCGACATCGCCTGCTTTCAGTGCGGCGGCGGCCAGCCGAGTTGCCGGCTGTGCAAAGGTACCGGCTGGATGGAAATCCTGGGCTCGGGGTTGATCGATCCCAACGTCTTCCGCTTCGTCGGTTACGACCCGGAACAGGTCTCGGGCTTCGCCTTCGGCATGGGCATCGAGCGCATCGCCATGCTCAAGTACGAGATCACCGACATCCGCCTATTCTACGGCGGCGACCTGCGCTTCTTGCGCCAGTTCTGA
- a CDS encoding phenylalanine--tRNA ligase subunit beta: MKVPVSWLREFVVVDVSAKQLAERLTLAGIEVERIEELGRDLDGVIVGEIVAVERHPQAERLSVCQVRGAGAELQRVVCGAPNARAGLRVPWAMPGATLAGGRRIAVAEVRGVASAGMLCSEAELGLGGDAGGLLELPVEALTGQPLAIHLGIADSVLEVAVTPNRGDCLSVLGLAREIAALYQVPLRRQRLRLRQQAQPAASLVTVRVDDPAGCQRYTARYIADLRVGPSPAWLQRRLVAADQRPINNIVDITNYVLLERGQPLHAFDYERLPQPHIVVRRAGSDRSIRTLDDRDRELEPADLLITSGEVPVAIAGVMGGAESQVTEETRAVLLESARFDPASIRRTARRLGLRSESSYRFERGVDIEGVIPALERAAALVAELGGGGTAAGVAEDYPAPPPKTIIDLRVPRLEFLVGMPITRSDAAGALRRLGAAVRAKSAQVLAVTPPSYRHDWEREIDLIEEVVRLLGYERVPAALPAVAMSGGRRSPLSSCAADLRQFMAAQGFHEIVSWSFATARMNQLFGGVGVPAGAPVCLRNPVITEEAQLRFSLCPGLLQALRANLNVDEPSVTAFALGKVFWAGAAPAEGHRLAAVLCGSPPLAGLGATRRPFDFLAAKGVLEAVLARLRLLDRVHWERAGAGQPAFHPGQSALAIIDERPLAVVGELHPETEAELGLARPSWLFEFDLERALEYVPRRLVFADLPRFPAVVRDLAIVSEAEFASDQVIRFVQRWNRQVVERVVLFDQYTGPPIPAGKKNLAYSIAYRAANRTLTDDEVNQLHQQLIADLCAALPIELRR; encoded by the coding sequence ATGAAGGTTCCCGTTAGTTGGCTGCGCGAGTTCGTCGTGGTCGACGTCTCGGCCAAGCAGCTGGCCGAGCGGCTGACGCTGGCGGGCATCGAGGTCGAGCGCATCGAGGAGCTTGGCCGCGACCTCGATGGCGTCATCGTCGGCGAGATCGTCGCGGTCGAGCGCCACCCCCAGGCCGAGCGTCTCTCCGTCTGCCAGGTGCGCGGGGCGGGTGCGGAGCTGCAGCGGGTTGTGTGCGGCGCGCCCAACGCTCGCGCCGGCTTGCGGGTGCCCTGGGCCATGCCCGGGGCAACGCTGGCGGGCGGACGGCGCATTGCGGTGGCGGAGGTTCGCGGCGTGGCTTCGGCCGGCATGCTCTGCTCTGAGGCCGAGCTGGGCCTCGGCGGCGACGCCGGCGGTTTGCTGGAGCTGCCGGTCGAGGCGCTCACCGGACAGCCGCTGGCTATTCACCTCGGTATCGCCGACAGCGTGCTGGAAGTGGCGGTGACCCCGAATCGCGGCGACTGCCTGAGTGTGCTCGGCTTGGCCCGCGAGATCGCCGCACTTTATCAGGTGCCGCTGCGCCGGCAGCGGCTGCGGCTGCGCCAGCAGGCACAGCCGGCGGCGTCATTGGTCACGGTGCGGGTGGACGATCCCGCCGGCTGCCAGCGTTACACCGCGCGCTACATTGCCGACTTGCGGGTGGGGCCGTCGCCGGCGTGGCTGCAGCGGCGGCTGGTCGCGGCCGATCAGCGGCCGATCAACAACATCGTCGATATCACCAACTACGTGCTGCTCGAACGCGGACAGCCGCTGCACGCCTTCGACTACGAGCGCTTGCCGCAGCCGCACATCGTGGTGCGCCGCGCCGGCTCCGATCGCAGCATCCGTACCCTGGACGACCGCGACCGCGAGCTCGAGCCGGCCGACTTGTTGATCACCAGCGGCGAAGTGCCGGTGGCGATCGCCGGTGTCATGGGCGGCGCGGAATCACAGGTGACCGAGGAAACCCGCGCCGTCTTGTTGGAGAGCGCGCGCTTCGATCCCGCCAGCATCCGGCGTACGGCACGCCGCTTGGGATTGCGCAGCGAGTCGTCATATCGCTTCGAGCGCGGGGTAGACATCGAGGGGGTGATCCCGGCGCTCGAGCGCGCCGCGGCTCTGGTGGCCGAGCTTGGCGGCGGGGGCACCGCCGCGGGCGTGGCCGAGGACTATCCCGCTCCGCCGCCGAAGACGATCATCGACTTGCGGGTGCCGCGCCTCGAGTTTCTGGTCGGCATGCCGATCACCCGCAGCGACGCGGCCGGGGCGTTGCGGCGGCTCGGGGCGGCGGTGCGGGCGAAGTCCGCACAAGTGCTCGCGGTCACACCGCCGTCGTATCGGCACGACTGGGAGCGGGAGATCGATCTGATCGAAGAAGTGGTGCGGCTGCTGGGCTACGAGCGCGTGCCGGCAGCGCTGCCGGCGGTGGCAATGAGCGGCGGCCGGCGCTCGCCGCTGAGCAGCTGCGCCGCCGATCTGCGCCAGTTCATGGCCGCTCAGGGGTTTCATGAGATCGTGTCGTGGAGCTTCGCAACCGCACGGATGAATCAGCTCTTCGGCGGCGTTGGTGTGCCTGCGGGCGCGCCGGTGTGCCTGCGCAACCCTGTTATCACCGAAGAGGCGCAGTTGCGCTTCAGCCTCTGCCCGGGCCTGTTACAGGCGCTGCGGGCCAACCTCAACGTCGATGAGCCGAGCGTGACCGCGTTCGCCCTCGGCAAGGTGTTTTGGGCTGGCGCCGCCCCAGCCGAAGGCCACCGGCTGGCGGCTGTGCTGTGCGGGAGCCCGCCGCTGGCGGGCTTGGGGGCGACGCGCCGGCCATTTGATTTCCTAGCTGCGAAGGGCGTGCTCGAAGCCGTGCTGGCGCGCTTGCGCCTGCTCGACCGCGTGCACTGGGAGCGCGCGGGAGCAGGACAGCCCGCCTTCCACCCCGGGCAATCGGCGTTGGCTATCATCGACGAGCGGCCGCTGGCCGTGGTCGGTGAGCTGCATCCGGAGACCGAGGCTGAACTCGGTCTGGCGCGGCCATCCTGGCTTTTTGAGTTTGACTTGGAGCGAGCCCTTGAGTATGTTCCGCGGCGCCTTGTCTTTGCAGATTTGCCGCGATTTCCAGCGGTTGTGCGAGACCTGGCGATCGTGAGTGAAGCCGAGTTCGCGTCCGATCAGGTTATCCGCTTCGTGCAACGATGGAACCGGCAAGTGGTGGAGCGAGTCGTGCTGTTCGATCAGTATACGGGACCACCGATCCCAGCGGGCAAGAAGAACTTGGCCTATTCGATTGCCTACCGCGCGGCGAACCGGACCTTGACCGACGACGAAGTGAACCAGCTGCACCAGCAGTTGATCGCGGACCTGTGCGCCGCCTTGCCCATTGAGTTACGCCGCTGA
- a CDS encoding integration host factor subunit alpha — MTKGDIVERIYERVGFSKKEVGEVVESTFELIKACLQRGQKVKLSGFGNFVVHQKRPRKGRNPQTGEEIIISGRKVLSFKASPVLKKSMNPEP; from the coding sequence ATGACCAAGGGCGATATCGTGGAGCGTATCTACGAACGCGTGGGTTTTTCCAAGAAGGAAGTCGGTGAGGTGGTCGAGTCGACGTTCGAGCTGATCAAAGCGTGCTTGCAGCGGGGCCAAAAGGTCAAGCTCTCGGGCTTCGGCAACTTCGTGGTGCATCAGAAGCGCCCGCGTAAAGGCCGCAACCCGCAAACCGGCGAAGAGATCATCATCAGCGGTCGTAAGGTGCTCAGCTTCAAAGCCAGCCCGGTCCTGAAGAAGTCGATGAACCCAGAGCCGTAG